One window of Dermacentor andersoni chromosome 7, qqDerAnde1_hic_scaffold, whole genome shotgun sequence genomic DNA carries:
- the LOC126535328 gene encoding uncharacterized protein, protein MASNPAYNDMLEVKKVRVYGRYVCGECDLFRMFGYVLLELSYPLLEIRNTAASATLLGRGIRSTEKPGQDYQMILPTLPTGASVLHTVFLHGDVKARPYRVEHFRDALTRLSLMPEVVALGAYQMNHLWAVTFKDQEGKKRIIAADAFDVKDHRCVVVDPCDRGVRIKLYWLLHGVPDDDVRTALSPFGKVTEITRDRWRVQGCVDKGSTTRTVTIKLKVGVTAEDLPHQLRVAEDVALVHVPGRAPLCLRCRGIGHIRRECRVPRCGLCRRFGHDETQCVRTYATVTGPALKEDVTDHLMDVVDAVEAAGEGKETQPSVLTPLKKAMTVNEEKSSDGWKDPWDDMVEPTNSIEVEVKEAKETCTSAEVTTGEQHETDDTVMPTSSSAPAKRLHEEVDEQEEKDQETGNDEPPPKATPGRRPAFKPKPGVPAKRRSTTQTPPR, encoded by the exons atggccagcAACCCAGCCTATAATGATATGCTAG aggtgaagaaggtgcggGTCTACGGCCGGTATGTGTGTGGTGAGTGTGATCTGTTTCGAATGTTTGGCTACGTCTTGTtggagctctcgtacccactgCTCGAGATCCGTAATACCG CGGCTTCCGCGACCCTTTTGGGCCGCGGTATCAGGTCAACTGAAAAACCAGGTCAGGACTACCAAATGATTTTGCCAACGCTGCCAACAGGTGCGTCCGTTCTTCATACGGTTTTTTTACATGGTGACGTTAAGGCGAGGCCTTACAGAGTGGAACATTTTCGAGACGCTCTTACACGGCTGTCTCTCATGCCGGAAGTGGTTGCACTGGGTGCATATCAAATGAACCATCTGTGGGCGGTGACTTTCAAGGACCAAGAAGGGAAAAAGAGGATTATCGCTGCAGACGCTTTTGATGTCAAAGACCACCGCTGTGTGGTCGTCGACCCGTGTGACAGAGGCGTCCGTATCAAGCTCTACTGGCTCCTTCACGGTGTACCTGACGACGACGTTCGCACTGCCTTGTCGCCTTTTGGAAAGGTGACTGAGATCACCAGGGACAGGTGGCGGGTACAAGGATGCGTTGACAAAGGGTCAACCACCCGTACTGTCACTATCAAGCTGAAGGTAGGCGTCACCGCTGAAGACTTGCCCCACCAGCTGCGAGTGGCGGAAGATGTTGCGCTCGTGCACGTCCCTGGCAGAGCTCCcctctgcctccgatgccgcgGCATCGGGCACATCCGACGCGAGTGCCGTGTACCACGCTGTGGGCTTTGTCGTCgtttcggccacgacgagacccagtgcgtcCGAACCTATGCCACAGTGACAGGCCCGGCATTGAAGGAAGATGTCACAGATCACTTGATGGACGTGGTCGACGCAGTGGAAGCCGCAGGCGAAGGGAAAGAGACCCAGCCCTCGGTGTTAACGCCCCTGAAGAAGGCAATGACTGTTAATGAAGAAAAGTCATCGGACGGCTGGAAAGACCCATGGGATGACATGGTGGAACCAACTAATTCAATAGAGGTCGAGGTGAAAGAGGCCAAAGAAACGTGCACATCAGCAGAAGTGACGACCGGTGAACAGCACGAAACTGACGACACCGTGATGCCAACGTCAAGTAGTGCACCTGCTAAGAGGCTTCACGAAGAGGTGGATGAGCAAGAGGAAAAGGATCAAGAGACTGGGAATGACGAGCCTCCTCCGAAAGCTACCCCGGGACGCCGACCGGCGTTCAAGCCCAAGCCCGGCGTTCCTGCCAAACGCCGTTCTACAACCCAGACGCCTCCGCGTTAG